In Bacillus sp. Marseille-Q1617, a genomic segment contains:
- a CDS encoding alpha-glucuronidase family glycosyl hydrolase, translating to MKSIVYFNDHVTTRFAVEELRKLYRKAGIEARIKRSGHSDNQGEVIFLMLENEYNSAEWCTAPLSLKEDGFAIIEQGEQVWVIGKGERSLLYGVYHYCEKILGYNWAHLSEERQESSIKNAACLEEPLFKRRGNIIETVDDPIYINRLIDWGVKNGLNEFFFTFFLWDKIHKYVEGELVKRSVNVTLGGHSLSFLIGEKGNKVLHLLKDCNTQEQVIRRIVDICRESPVVTRVSLWPEDVGIDKEENADFMPAYIAFTEKLKASLTSLNVEVEHIVYNAGLEWNMLERSAATEASREADVLYAYWGRDYSQPIHHSTPEQKRAAASLIDWRTETAKTGRSFTVLEYYSDHFMLSELFPPLLNRMKEDMEDYKELKVDGILNLIVPCHIKPHSPEGTADYPWKWIHQLNNFMYAGLSWGKEHSVLADAYRTSIGERYFSILLELEIIMAKHTSWNVPLFPARIVDPEKVKGHDSSQEITSFLDEVIDFLDEHTPAGSEDLLAIQNKDNYDSFTNEEMLLIYFDYLKKSAVKCKRGWMGGDADGLQ from the coding sequence ATGAAGTCAATTGTGTATTTTAATGATCATGTCACCACTCGTTTTGCGGTGGAGGAGTTACGGAAGCTGTACCGGAAAGCAGGTATAGAGGCAAGAATAAAAAGGAGTGGCCATTCTGATAATCAGGGGGAAGTCATTTTCTTAATGCTTGAAAATGAATATAACTCGGCAGAATGGTGTACCGCACCGCTTTCTTTAAAGGAAGATGGATTCGCTATTATTGAACAGGGGGAACAGGTCTGGGTTATAGGAAAAGGGGAACGGTCCTTATTGTACGGAGTGTATCACTACTGCGAGAAGATATTGGGGTATAACTGGGCTCATCTATCGGAGGAAAGACAAGAGTCCTCCATTAAAAATGCTGCATGTCTCGAGGAGCCTTTATTTAAAAGGCGCGGCAATATCATCGAAACGGTTGATGATCCCATTTACATAAACCGCCTGATAGACTGGGGAGTGAAAAACGGGCTGAATGAGTTCTTTTTCACTTTTTTTCTATGGGATAAGATACATAAATATGTAGAAGGAGAACTGGTGAAACGCAGTGTGAATGTCACTCTCGGCGGTCACAGCTTGTCGTTTTTAATAGGGGAAAAAGGAAATAAAGTCCTTCATTTACTAAAAGACTGCAATACGCAGGAGCAGGTAATCAGACGGATTGTGGACATCTGCCGGGAATCGCCGGTCGTAACGAGGGTGTCCTTATGGCCGGAAGACGTTGGGATTGATAAAGAAGAGAACGCAGATTTTATGCCGGCCTACATTGCTTTTACGGAAAAATTAAAGGCATCATTAACAAGCTTGAACGTAGAAGTAGAACATATTGTTTATAATGCAGGGCTTGAGTGGAATATGCTGGAACGCTCCGCCGCAACAGAGGCCTCGCGGGAAGCAGATGTATTATATGCCTATTGGGGAAGGGATTATTCTCAGCCGATTCATCATTCAACTCCGGAACAAAAGCGGGCGGCAGCTAGCTTAATAGACTGGAGAACCGAGACGGCGAAAACGGGCAGAAGTTTTACTGTACTGGAATATTACAGCGACCATTTCATGTTAAGCGAACTATTCCCGCCTCTCCTGAACAGGATGAAAGAGGATATGGAAGATTACAAGGAACTGAAGGTGGATGGAATCCTGAATCTGATCGTTCCCTGCCACATAAAACCGCATTCACCCGAAGGAACCGCAGATTACCCATGGAAATGGATTCATCAGCTGAATAACTTCATGTATGCAGGACTAAGCTGGGGGAAGGAACACAGCGTGTTGGCTGATGCCTATCGTACTTCAATTGGTGAAAGATACTTCTCAATCTTACTGGAATTAGAAATTATCATGGCTAAGCACACTTCATGGAATGTCCCGTTATTCCCGGCACGTATAGTAGATCCTGAAAAAGTGAAGGGACATGATTCAAGTCAGGAAATCACCAGCTTCCTGGATGAAGTGATCGATTTTCTTGACGAGCATACGCCTGCTGGCAGCGAAGATTTACTCGCCATTCAAAACAAAGATAATTACGATTCATTTACAAATGAAGAAATGCTTCTGATCTACTTCGACTACCTGAAAAAATCCGCTGTAAAGTGTAAACGCGGCTGGATGGGGGGAGACGCTGATGGACTTCAGTAA
- a CDS encoding sugar ABC transporter substrate-binding protein yields MKKKLTFLLVLVMGLILMAACSSKDEKTGGKAGDGEVSGEITVWVHPYTGDADAEKKMWDEIIASYQEKFDVDVKIETIPWANRDQKVLTALAANNGPDVFYAIPDQMPQYANEGMLLELDPYLKDNDMDDFVDTAVLSTKWKDKTYGLPILQEAYTLFYNKEVIKAIGENPEKLPATWDEFSDWAKKAKDKGFYALSYQGGGSMNGTLYPFLWQAGGEVITQDDEVKINNEAGVEAFEFINNMYEKGWIPEDSVTAMEHDALWNGGKMLAVQGSGISLTNLQKSGLDFVIAPPLKNKEQATYGTTGMFVVPSNTDNPDAAAEFIKVVTNAENQRKFNTLTQYIPARESAKDIFDDQKYLSQLSEYTQYAQPGVIHPIGRSIMPGIQAEVQTMMAGEKTPKEAADAAAEAIKAELAKQ; encoded by the coding sequence ATGAAAAAGAAATTGACGTTTCTCTTAGTGTTAGTCATGGGTCTTATCCTGATGGCCGCATGCAGCTCAAAAGATGAAAAGACAGGCGGAAAAGCAGGAGACGGAGAAGTATCCGGTGAGATCACCGTTTGGGTCCATCCTTATACGGGTGATGCAGATGCCGAGAAAAAGATGTGGGATGAAATCATTGCCTCCTATCAGGAAAAATTTGATGTGGACGTAAAAATTGAAACCATTCCTTGGGCAAACCGCGATCAGAAGGTACTTACAGCCTTAGCTGCCAATAACGGCCCGGATGTATTTTATGCCATCCCTGACCAAATGCCTCAGTATGCGAATGAAGGAATGCTATTGGAACTTGATCCCTACCTGAAGGATAACGATATGGATGATTTTGTTGATACCGCAGTCCTTTCGACAAAATGGAAAGATAAAACGTATGGTCTTCCAATCCTGCAGGAAGCTTATACGCTTTTCTACAATAAAGAAGTCATTAAAGCGATCGGCGAAAATCCGGAAAAACTTCCTGCAACGTGGGATGAATTCTCTGACTGGGCTAAAAAAGCAAAAGACAAAGGGTTCTACGCACTCAGCTATCAGGGCGGCGGTTCCATGAACGGAACTTTATATCCATTCTTATGGCAAGCCGGAGGAGAAGTCATTACTCAGGATGACGAAGTGAAGATCAACAATGAAGCAGGTGTGGAAGCTTTTGAATTCATCAATAACATGTACGAAAAAGGCTGGATCCCGGAAGATTCAGTTACGGCAATGGAACACGATGCATTATGGAACGGCGGGAAAATGCTTGCTGTTCAAGGGTCCGGAATTTCATTGACAAACCTTCAAAAGAGCGGATTGGATTTCGTTATTGCGCCACCGCTAAAGAATAAAGAACAGGCAACATATGGTACCACGGGAATGTTCGTTGTTCCTTCAAACACTGACAACCCGGATGCGGCAGCCGAGTTTATCAAAGTAGTGACGAATGCTGAAAACCAGCGTAAATTCAACACTCTGACCCAGTATATCCCGGCGCGTGAATCAGCGAAGGATATCTTTGATGACCAAAAATATTTAAGCCAGCTTTCCGAGTATACTCAGTACGCACAACCGGGTGTCATCCACCCGATCGGGCGCTCCATCATGCCTGGGATCCAGGCTGAAGTACAAACAATGATGGCAGGGGAGAAAACACCGAAGGAAGCAGCGGATGCAGCTGCAGAAGCAATAAAGGCGGAACTTGCCAAACAATAG
- a CDS encoding YesL family protein: MGGWDRFNTIVFGMLKLAYLNLLWILFTFIGLLILGFFPATTAMFTVVRKWLLREETVSVFPEFWRTYKKEFLKSNGYGLIFMVVGYILYYDFTFIGLNSGKLTFLVPVLVLILVWYIITLLFLFPVYVHFDLPFFKTMKQTLLIALTSPLEVVQIAAACGLLYGIVTVLPGMIPLFTGSVLSFAVMWIGLRAFEKVERKKLNSVNPEQHNSEC; encoded by the coding sequence ATGGGAGGATGGGATCGATTTAATACAATCGTATTCGGAATGCTGAAGTTGGCCTATCTTAATCTGCTGTGGATTTTATTCACTTTCATCGGCCTGTTGATCTTAGGTTTTTTCCCGGCCACTACAGCGATGTTTACCGTTGTAAGGAAATGGCTGCTCCGGGAAGAAACCGTTTCTGTTTTCCCTGAATTTTGGCGTACATATAAGAAAGAATTTTTAAAGTCGAACGGATACGGACTCATTTTTATGGTCGTCGGGTATATCCTTTATTATGATTTCACTTTCATTGGCCTGAATAGCGGAAAACTGACCTTCCTCGTGCCGGTACTCGTGCTGATCCTGGTCTGGTACATCATTACCCTGTTGTTTTTGTTTCCTGTCTATGTCCATTTTGACTTGCCGTTTTTCAAGACAATGAAGCAAACATTGCTGATCGCTTTGACTTCCCCGCTAGAAGTGGTCCAAATCGCTGCAGCATGCGGACTTCTATACGGAATCGTCACCGTTCTCCCCGGTATGATTCCTCTTTTTACAGGCAGCGTCCTTTCCTTCGCCGTCATGTGGATCGGCCTGAGGGCCTTTGAAAAAGTGGAGAGAAAGAAACTGAACAGTGTGAACCCTGAACAGCATAATAGTGAATGTTGA
- a CDS encoding ROK family protein, whose amino-acid sequence MKQYIAFDIGGTYIKYGIVRGDGKVVVSFLTDTEAHLGGPSIVQKLVRLSRELLETYQAAGVAISTAGRVDADRGVILGASNNIPEYKGTELKKLISTELNLPVEVRNDADCAALCEHWLGGHGADNFIMLTVGTGVGGGIILNGQLYSGHSFSAGEWGYMRIEGEQFEKIASFPGLIKMAKEYKSDREWTGKEIFDSYDQGDPDIQKAVAKFYKHLAVGISNLIYIFDPEKVVIGGGIALRGEAFLKEIKEEVRKYTKKDFYQRTELVLAKYQNHSGMVGAVYHFMQRD is encoded by the coding sequence ATGAAGCAGTATATTGCGTTTGATATAGGAGGTACATATATAAAGTATGGGATTGTGCGTGGGGATGGGAAAGTAGTCGTGAGCTTCCTTACAGATACAGAAGCTCATCTTGGCGGACCTTCCATTGTGCAGAAGCTGGTCCGGCTGAGCCGGGAACTGCTTGAAACATATCAAGCGGCAGGAGTGGCCATCAGCACCGCCGGCAGGGTGGATGCTGATAGAGGGGTCATCTTGGGGGCGAGTAATAACATCCCTGAGTATAAAGGAACGGAATTGAAGAAACTGATCTCCACGGAGTTGAACCTCCCCGTTGAAGTGAGAAACGATGCGGACTGCGCAGCTTTGTGCGAGCATTGGCTCGGTGGTCACGGCGCAGACAATTTCATCATGCTGACAGTCGGGACGGGTGTTGGCGGAGGAATCATACTCAATGGCCAGCTTTACTCCGGCCACTCTTTTAGTGCGGGGGAGTGGGGGTATATGAGGATCGAAGGCGAGCAGTTTGAGAAAATCGCTTCCTTCCCCGGTTTGATAAAGATGGCTAAGGAATACAAGAGTGACCGCGAATGGACGGGCAAAGAAATCTTTGACTCATATGACCAGGGAGATCCTGATATTCAAAAAGCCGTTGCGAAGTTTTACAAACATCTTGCAGTGGGCATTTCGAATCTCATTTATATATTCGATCCTGAAAAGGTTGTAATCGGTGGAGGGATTGCGCTGAGAGGCGAAGCATTCCTGAAGGAAATCAAAGAAGAAGTAAGAAAATATACTAAGAAGGATTTTTATCAACGCACTGAACTGGTTCTCGCAAAATACCAAAATCACTCAGGAATGGTAGGGGCCGTCTATCATTTTATGCAGCGGGACTAG
- a CDS encoding carbohydrate ABC transporter permease, translating to MKLLSTETVKRELKVKNKKLPLKTRIKREWDRNAIVYIFLIPTLIHFLIFQIFPFAFSFVLTFLDWKVIGDPEYVGLKHWMRFLEDKLAWKAIWNTVLFSIYYIVPTMALGLILALIINSGVWLKGFFKGIFFLPVVTSFVIIAGIWGWLFRGTESGMVNYLLSQFGIDTQLFLSDSSQALIVLAGLSIFKVAGSTMIYYFAGLQSIDKQLYESARIDGATPFRIFWSITFPLLKPIHFYVAIITTIGSFQIFDSTFLLTGGGPNYATTTIVFYLYQQGFGGLNLSYAAVLSYVLFFIILVISLIQRKYMGQETKYY from the coding sequence ATGAAACTGTTAAGCACTGAAACGGTTAAGCGTGAATTGAAAGTGAAAAATAAAAAATTACCTTTGAAAACACGGATCAAGCGTGAATGGGATCGGAACGCCATTGTGTACATTTTTCTGATTCCGACGTTAATTCATTTCTTGATTTTTCAAATATTCCCGTTTGCGTTCAGTTTTGTTCTGACATTTCTGGATTGGAAGGTGATCGGGGACCCCGAATATGTCGGGCTGAAACACTGGATGAGGTTTTTGGAGGATAAGTTGGCATGGAAAGCGATCTGGAATACAGTTCTTTTCTCCATTTATTATATCGTTCCGACCATGGCCCTCGGTTTGATATTGGCATTAATCATCAATTCAGGGGTATGGCTGAAAGGATTCTTTAAAGGAATCTTCTTTCTGCCGGTTGTCACCTCATTTGTCATCATCGCAGGAATCTGGGGATGGCTCTTCAGAGGGACCGAATCAGGGATGGTGAACTACCTGTTAAGTCAATTCGGCATTGATACACAGCTGTTTTTGTCCGACTCAAGTCAGGCACTGATCGTACTTGCAGGATTGAGTATTTTTAAAGTGGCGGGGAGTACGATGATTTATTACTTCGCCGGCCTGCAGTCGATTGACAAACAGCTTTATGAATCAGCGAGAATCGACGGAGCCACACCGTTCCGTATCTTCTGGTCCATTACATTTCCGCTGTTGAAGCCGATTCATTTTTATGTGGCGATCATCACAACAATCGGTTCGTTCCAGATTTTCGATTCCACGTTCCTTTTAACGGGCGGCGGACCGAACTATGCTACGACGACGATCGTGTTCTATTTATATCAGCAAGGATTCGGCGGACTTAACTTAAGCTACGCAGCGGTTCTTTCCTACGTGTTATTCTTTATAATTTTGGTCATCTCACTCATACAGCGAAAGTATATGGGACAGGAAACGAAGTATTATTAA
- a CDS encoding carbohydrate ABC transporter permease, translated as MRTIDRLKRADWSKHLILMFWTALIILPTLWVVMNSLKTSGSILTEPYSLPIPPHIENYQNAWEEAGLGRGFINSIYLTVLSVFFIVLFSAMPAYILARKVFMGRKLVYYFFISGLMFPTFVAMVPLFLLMTKLNLLNNHVGLLIVYTAYSLPFTIFILFAFFRSLPKSLEEAALMDGAGPYRTFFSVMLPLAKPGLISAAIFNVVGIWNEYVLALILIQSPELKTLPVSVANLMLVMQYKTDWGALYAGLIMSIIPVIIIYMVFQKQLAANTTAGAVKE; from the coding sequence ATGAGGACCATTGACCGATTGAAGAGGGCGGATTGGTCGAAGCATCTGATCCTCATGTTCTGGACGGCTCTTATCATCCTGCCGACGCTGTGGGTGGTCATGAACTCGCTCAAAACGTCCGGCAGTATTTTGACAGAGCCGTACTCCCTTCCCATTCCCCCTCATATTGAAAATTACCAGAATGCTTGGGAGGAGGCTGGACTGGGACGGGGGTTCATCAACAGCATCTATCTTACGGTTCTATCTGTTTTCTTCATTGTCTTATTTTCAGCGATGCCCGCGTATATATTGGCAAGGAAGGTCTTCATGGGCAGGAAGCTCGTCTATTACTTTTTCATCAGCGGATTGATGTTCCCCACGTTTGTCGCGATGGTACCGTTGTTCTTGCTGATGACGAAGCTGAATCTATTAAACAATCATGTTGGGTTATTGATCGTGTATACGGCTTATTCCCTGCCTTTTACGATCTTTATTCTGTTTGCCTTCTTCAGGAGTCTGCCAAAGTCGCTGGAGGAAGCAGCTCTTATGGATGGAGCCGGTCCATACAGGACATTCTTCTCTGTGATGCTGCCGTTGGCAAAGCCCGGGCTCATTTCAGCGGCCATCTTCAATGTCGTCGGAATCTGGAATGAGTATGTACTGGCATTGATCCTGATCCAGTCGCCGGAACTGAAAACCCTGCCGGTATCCGTCGCGAACCTCATGCTCGTCATGCAGTACAAAACCGACTGGGGTGCACTATATGCCGGTCTCATCATGTCCATCATCCCGGTCATCATCATCTACATGGTCTTCCAAAAACAACTCGCCGCCAACACCACGGCCGGAGCCGTGAAGGAATAG
- a CDS encoding FAD-dependent oxidoreductase, producing MDFSNLRYYEPSNKMKHPYMVKEDLIVYGATPAGITCAIQAKKMGLTVAIAEFSRHIGGVTASGLGATDFGAKEAIGGLSKEFYKRIGSYYGKEEQWTFEPKAAASVFKDWLAEYEIPVYYNQHPETVEMENKKIKRIIMENGSVFEGDFFVDASYEGDIMAKAGVSYTVGRESNSTYGETYNGVRFGEPHHKFEVRVDPYVVEGDKESGLLQGVEELEPGTEKEGKGDRRIQAYNFRICLTKDPENRIPFPKPPSYDTDSYSLLLRYIQAGVWEAMNLHIMLPNGKSDLNNYGAVSTDFIGKNHDWPDGSYEKREAIFQEHFNYNLGMLYFLSQDERVPASIREEVAEWGLPKDEFTETGHWPHQLYIRESRRMVSDYVMTDRNCLGQAVIEDSIGLASYQMDSHHCRRVVMEGACVNEGDVEIPISPYPVSYRSIRPKFEDCSNLVVPVCLSSSHIAFGSIRMEPVFMIMGQSAGAAVSLAFQQGSAVQDVDYNRLKEVLLKSGQVLKWDENIEDDPVTRMKKTFGHGGVGN from the coding sequence ATGGACTTCAGTAATCTTCGATATTATGAACCTTCCAACAAAATGAAGCATCCCTATATGGTCAAAGAAGATTTAATCGTATACGGAGCCACCCCGGCAGGGATCACATGTGCGATCCAGGCAAAAAAGATGGGACTTACCGTTGCGATTGCTGAATTCAGCCGTCACATCGGCGGGGTGACAGCCAGCGGGCTGGGGGCGACGGATTTCGGTGCAAAAGAAGCAATAGGCGGTCTTTCGAAAGAGTTTTATAAGAGAATAGGAAGCTACTATGGAAAAGAAGAACAGTGGACCTTCGAGCCGAAAGCAGCAGCCTCGGTTTTTAAAGATTGGCTGGCTGAATATGAAATTCCGGTCTATTATAATCAGCATCCTGAGACAGTGGAAATGGAGAATAAGAAGATTAAGAGAATCATCATGGAAAATGGAAGCGTCTTTGAGGGGGATTTCTTCGTGGATGCAAGCTATGAAGGGGATATCATGGCAAAGGCGGGTGTTTCCTATACAGTGGGTCGTGAATCGAATTCAACTTACGGTGAGACCTATAATGGCGTACGCTTTGGCGAACCTCATCATAAATTTGAAGTGAGGGTCGATCCCTACGTGGTAGAAGGCGACAAAGAGAGCGGACTGCTGCAGGGAGTGGAAGAGCTGGAGCCGGGTACGGAAAAAGAAGGGAAGGGCGACCGCAGGATTCAAGCGTATAACTTCCGCATTTGTCTAACTAAGGACCCTGAAAATCGTATCCCATTTCCCAAACCCCCGTCATATGACACGGACAGCTATTCATTGCTGCTGCGGTATATACAGGCCGGAGTGTGGGAGGCAATGAATCTCCATATCATGCTCCCCAATGGCAAATCCGACTTGAATAATTATGGAGCGGTATCGACCGATTTCATCGGGAAGAATCATGACTGGCCTGATGGAAGTTATGAAAAGAGGGAAGCCATTTTTCAGGAGCATTTTAACTATAACCTCGGCATGCTTTACTTTTTGAGTCAGGACGAAAGGGTTCCAGCGTCCATTCGGGAAGAAGTCGCAGAATGGGGGCTTCCGAAAGATGAATTCACGGAGACAGGCCACTGGCCCCACCAATTGTATATCCGGGAAAGCAGGAGAATGGTTTCTGACTATGTGATGACTGACCGTAATTGTCTGGGTCAGGCCGTTATTGAGGATTCAATCGGGCTGGCTTCCTATCAAATGGATTCCCATCATTGCAGACGGGTTGTCATGGAAGGCGCTTGCGTAAACGAAGGGGACGTGGAGATTCCGATCTCGCCTTATCCGGTTTCTTACCGTTCGATCAGGCCGAAATTCGAGGATTGCTCGAACTTGGTGGTGCCTGTCTGTTTATCGAGCTCCCATATTGCCTTTGGTTCCATCCGGATGGAACCGGTATTCATGATCATGGGACAGTCTGCGGGGGCCGCGGTGAGCCTGGCTTTTCAACAGGGGTCGGCTGTTCAAGATGTGGATTATAATCGGTTGAAAGAGGTCCTGCTGAAATCAGGTCAGGTTTTGAAGTGGGACGAGAATATAGAGGATGATCCCGTAACACGTATGAAAAAGACGTTCGGACATGGCGGCGTCGGAAATTGA
- a CDS encoding carbohydrate ABC transporter permease — translation MGKVIKYFALAILALCFLLPFIIMALGSFKDMQYALLDPLFWIPEDPTLSNYTYLIGNGLFVRWIFNSVVITIVPVFSQMIFCAILGYIFAKKQFPGREVIFWVFMAVIMIPQQLLIIPKYIMFADFGWINTYWALIIPELWGIMGVFLVRQFLQSIPNDLEEAARIDGANDIKVFFKVILPLSIPVVATVGTFSFISNWNDLFQPLIYMTREEMFPVTVGLASILGKEGNFGIEMAGSTLSFIPTFLIFLFFQRYFTEGIQMSGLK, via the coding sequence ATGGGTAAGGTTATTAAATATTTTGCCTTGGCGATATTGGCTTTATGTTTCCTGTTGCCATTTATCATCATGGCTTTAGGTTCTTTTAAAGATATGCAGTACGCATTATTGGATCCGCTGTTCTGGATACCTGAGGATCCTACCCTGAGTAATTACACGTACTTGATTGGCAATGGACTATTTGTCAGATGGATTTTCAACTCAGTGGTCATTACGATTGTCCCGGTGTTCAGCCAAATGATCTTTTGTGCAATCCTCGGATACATTTTTGCAAAGAAGCAATTCCCCGGACGCGAGGTCATTTTCTGGGTGTTCATGGCCGTCATCATGATTCCACAGCAATTACTGATCATTCCAAAGTATATCATGTTCGCGGACTTCGGATGGATCAACACATATTGGGCATTAATCATACCTGAGCTTTGGGGGATCATGGGAGTTTTCCTCGTTCGCCAGTTCCTGCAGAGCATCCCGAATGACTTGGAAGAAGCGGCTCGCATCGATGGGGCGAATGATATCAAGGTGTTCTTTAAGGTGATTCTGCCGTTATCGATCCCAGTGGTAGCGACGGTCGGTACGTTTTCATTCATCTCCAACTGGAATGATCTATTCCAGCCGTTGATTTATATGACGAGGGAAGAGATGTTCCCGGTAACTGTCGGGTTGGCATCGATCCTCGGGAAAGAAGGGAACTTCGGAATCGAAATGGCCGGCTCGACACTGTCATTCATCCCGACCTTCTTGATTTTCTTATTCTTCCAGCGTTATTTCACGGAAGGGATCCAGATGTCAGGACTCAAGTAG
- a CDS encoding FIMAH domain-containing protein — protein sequence MKKKVKVFCFISLSFMMMIGSMFIPAGTADAETGSNFGDPVNLGHQMESVAVYDSDYGKENGHDVMYTTASGSPAIFQVVDLETQEVLRTYPLEGTGAVWTHITVPNGNVYIGGNGTLYEYSPETQEVKNLGGIGESVVYGLSYDEEGRVYFGSFPNAKAGMYDPSTGEMRDYGTVAPGQSYTRSTAYHDGYLYLGVGVDNRLVKLDVETGDYKTIPVPDHVIQGSSVWQMDAFGDYIVAGVGGGDNSLLFYNTNTDQWEDTYYENNKGLRLIQGLPGSNKAYFQQSSRIMEIDYETLEARDTGVRFGTFIRNTAWVELEGDPDFPGYSLVTVQFGGQVTFMNLETKKVKTIQYPVAGNPIPIQTLEKGPDGNMYMSGYPGGKGAVYRTDDGTSEMFTLGQAEGMAGIGDKMYFGVYPGAIIYELDTTQEELERHEIYDIPHQDRPFEMEPVNDKLYIGTIPDYGKLGGSLTILDPADPENAQVFENVIHNQAIVALAEKGDKLYGSTTIAGGLGIDPSEEAAKIFVWDLENNEKVTEFVPDIPGLDYSPRMLSGMSEGPDGLLWSAADGTIFAMDPETLEVVKSKTIYEDVKDYGRWRPIHIRWDDNGIMYTTLAGNLTAIDPISLDFETLGTTELATVGNDGDIYYADGTDLMKIEVIEFTLESAKALIIEEGQNGDLKKSVEKQLVNSLKQAIHYRDKGEINEARNYLQKALDHFNAAKEEDVVNDLNIKLALKTIEL from the coding sequence ATGAAGAAGAAAGTGAAAGTGTTTTGTTTTATCTCATTGTCTTTCATGATGATGATCGGCTCCATGTTCATACCTGCCGGGACGGCCGATGCAGAAACGGGCAGCAACTTCGGAGATCCCGTCAACCTCGGTCATCAAATGGAAAGTGTGGCCGTTTATGATTCTGACTATGGAAAGGAAAATGGCCACGATGTCATGTATACGACCGCTTCCGGAAGTCCCGCCATTTTTCAGGTAGTGGATCTCGAAACGCAGGAAGTGCTGAGAACGTATCCTCTTGAAGGGACCGGTGCCGTATGGACACATATCACGGTTCCGAATGGGAACGTGTATATCGGAGGAAACGGAACTTTATACGAGTACTCCCCCGAGACACAGGAGGTCAAGAATCTCGGCGGAATAGGGGAAAGCGTTGTCTATGGTTTATCCTACGATGAAGAAGGCCGTGTCTACTTCGGGTCCTTCCCGAACGCCAAAGCAGGGATGTATGACCCAAGCACAGGCGAAATGAGGGATTACGGGACGGTTGCCCCCGGACAGAGCTATACCCGATCAACTGCATATCACGATGGCTATCTTTACCTTGGTGTCGGAGTTGATAACCGTCTGGTGAAGCTTGATGTGGAAACAGGCGATTACAAAACGATTCCAGTTCCCGACCACGTCATCCAGGGCTCAAGTGTTTGGCAGATGGATGCGTTCGGCGACTATATCGTCGCCGGTGTAGGCGGCGGTGATAACTCGCTTCTGTTCTACAATACGAATACGGACCAATGGGAAGATACTTATTATGAAAATAACAAAGGCCTCCGTCTCATCCAGGGACTCCCAGGCAGTAATAAGGCTTATTTTCAGCAGAGCAGTCGTATCATGGAGATCGATTATGAAACCCTGGAGGCGCGTGATACAGGAGTCAGATTCGGCACCTTCATCCGCAATACCGCCTGGGTGGAACTTGAAGGGGATCCCGATTTTCCGGGATACTCACTAGTCACCGTCCAATTCGGGGGACAAGTGACATTCATGAACCTTGAAACCAAAAAAGTGAAAACGATTCAATATCCGGTGGCCGGGAATCCGATTCCGATCCAGACCCTTGAGAAAGGACCCGACGGGAATATGTACATGAGCGGGTATCCTGGCGGCAAGGGTGCTGTCTACCGTACGGATGACGGCACCTCAGAGATGTTCACACTCGGACAGGCGGAAGGAATGGCAGGCATTGGGGATAAAATGTATTTCGGCGTTTATCCAGGAGCGATCATCTACGAACTTGATACCACCCAGGAGGAACTTGAAAGGCATGAAATCTATGATATCCCACATCAGGACAGACCATTCGAGATGGAGCCTGTGAACGACAAGCTCTATATCGGCACGATTCCTGATTACGGAAAACTCGGCGGGTCACTGACGATCCTTGACCCTGCGGATCCTGAAAACGCTCAAGTGTTTGAAAACGTCATTCACAATCAGGCCATTGTCGCTCTAGCTGAAAAAGGGGACAAGCTGTACGGCTCGACCACGATAGCAGGCGGCCTTGGGATCGACCCTTCAGAAGAAGCAGCAAAAATCTTCGTCTGGGATTTGGAGAACAATGAAAAGGTCACTGAATTTGTTCCTGACATCCCTGGACTCGATTACAGTCCGCGCATGCTCAGCGGCATGAGTGAAGGTCCCGACGGCCTGCTGTGGTCTGCTGCAGACGGAACGATCTTCGCCATGGACCCCGAGACGTTGGAAGTTGTGAAAAGCAAAACCATTTATGAAGATGTGAAAGATTACGGCAGATGGCGCCCGATCCATATCCGCTGGGATGATAATGGCATCATGTATACGACTTTGGCGGGTAACTTGACGGCAATTGATCCGATTTCCCTTGATTTTGAAACCCTGGGTACAACAGAACTCGCTACAGTCGGCAACGACGGGGATATCTATTATGCGGACGGAACTGACTTAATGAAGATAGAAGTGATTGAATTCACACTGGAATCTGCGAAGGCACTCATCATCGAGGAAGGACAAAACGGTGACTTGAAGAAATCTGTTGAGAAACAGCTGGTCAACTCACTGAAGCAGGCGATCCACTACCGCGATAAAGGCGAAATAAATGAAGCCAGGAACTATCTGCAAAAGGCGCTGGATCATTTCAACGCTGCCAAGGAAGAAGATGTTGTAAACGATTTAAACATCAAACTGGCTCTTAAAACAATCGAGTTGTAA